Proteins from a single region of Styela clava chromosome 1, kaStyClav1.hap1.2, whole genome shotgun sequence:
- the LOC120343237 gene encoding glutathione S-transferase theta-1-like: MMTMSPTKYYYDLMSQPCRAIYIFLKCARIPFQSEVVALRKGEHRTPDYLKLNPMGLVPVIDDNGFVLTESVAIMKYLADKYSADESLYPKDLQLRAKVDEYCAWQHLNTRMKSAKVFIAEVIMSTPSSDVGHLVDNMNKMLDQFENIFLKKKKFIAGDQLTIADLLAACEIMQPTCSGRDVLAGRPVIKAWMDRVRNATNPYFDEAHAMVYRVREKRIKQKL, translated from the exons atGATGACAATGTCACCAACTAAATATTATTATGATTTGATGTCACAACCATGCAGAGCAATCTACATCTTTCTCAAATGTGCTAGGATTCCTTTCCAGTCAGAAGTTGTGGCTTTGCGTAAAG GAGAACATAGAACTCCAGATTATTTAAAGTTGAATCCAATGGGTTTGGTTCCAGTCATTGATGACAATGGTTTTGTTTTGACAGAGAG tgttgCAATAATGAAATATCTTGCTGATAAATACAGTGCTGATGAATCTCTGTATCCTAAAGATTTACAACTAAGGGCGAAGGTTGATGAATATTGTGCATGGCAGCATCTTAATACACG AATGAAGTCAGCTAAAGTATTCATTGCAGAAGTCATCATGTCAACTCCTTCCTCGGATGTTGGTCACCTAGTtgataatatgaataaaatgttggaccaatttgaaaatatatttttgaagaaaaagaaGTTTATAGCAG GAGACCAATTGACAATCGCAGATCTACTAGCTGCCTGTGAAATCATGCAACCGACATGTAGTGGTCGTGATGTTCTCGCTGGGAGGCCGGTTATAAAAGCATGGATGGATAGAGTCCGAAATGCTACTAACCCATATTTTGATGAAGCGCATGCTATGGTTTATCGTGTCAGAGAGAAACGTATAAAGCAAAAATTGTGA
- the LOC120341456 gene encoding C-type lectin mannose-binding isoform-like, with product MQLKQNVKFRTWFKASNNLHYKLFLDNVNYATAKENCQKYSANLASVGIRAAAIRSELKHSLVAGNTPIWIGLDDIKNEGDFIWADGVPSTIENTAWFEGEPNNSGDGEDCVHLAVRTENLWQLNDESCNLLIAYMCEIKL from the exons ATGCAACTGAAACAAAACGTGAAATTCAGGACTTGGTTCAAAGCGAGTAATAACTTGCATTATAAATTGTTTCTCGATAATGTCAACTATGCAACTGCTAaagaaaactgtcaaaaatacTCGGCTAATCTGGCATCAGTTGGTATTCGGGCTGCAGCAATTCGAag TGAATTAAAGCATTCTCTTGTGGCCGGCAACACTCCAATCTGGATTGGTTTGGACGATATAAAGAACGAAGGAGATTTTATTTGGGCTGATGGTGTGCCGTCCACTATAGAAAATACAGCCTGGTTCGAAGGTGAGCCCAACAACTCCGGAGATGGCGAGGATTGTGTGCATCTGGCTGTACGCACAGAAAACTTGTGGCAACTCAACGATGAATCCTGCAATCTCCTAATTGCGTACATGtgtgaaataaaattgtga
- the LOC120341466 gene encoding universal stress protein YxiE-like, whose amino-acid sequence METGGVLESPPMRVMVCIDDSVYSQVAFEYYVENFHRPENEVIVLHVSDSVTLPTYLYAGGVFSGGVGVLPETTREEVETIRLRNKAIEDKYNKKCCDQQIKNKVLIVSQNEHKPGPAIVDAAKKHNVNLIVVGTRGLGMVRRTIMGSTSSYVIHHCHIPTLVCPTPK is encoded by the coding sequence ATGGAGACGGGCGGCGTTCTTGAAAGTCCACCAATGCGGGTAATGGTTTGCATTGACGACAGTGTATATTCGCAAGTAGCATTTGAATATTATGTAGAAAATTTCCATCGACCAGAAAATGAGGTGATAGTCTTGCATGTTTCTGATTCAGTAACGCTTCCAACCTATCTTTACGCCGGAGGAGTTTTTTCAGGCGGTGTTGGGGTTTTGCCTGAGACCACTCGTGAAGAAGTGGAAACCATACGCCTGAGGAATAAAGCGATCGAGGACAAGTACAATAAGAAATGCTGTGAtcaacaaattaaaaacaagGTTTTGATTGTTTCTCAAAATGAGCATAAACCTGGTCCAGCAATTGTTGATGCAGCTAAGAAACACAACGTAAATTTGATTGTGGTCGGAACCAGAGGTCTAGGAATGGTGAGGAGAACCATAATGGGATCAACTAGCAGTTATGTTATTCATCACTGCCACATACCTACTTTAGTTTGCCCGACACCGAAATAG
- the LOC120343248 gene encoding universal stress protein YxiE-like, which produces MAIPGTPSMEQIYDCPANTVLICVDGSSNALEAFQYFTSNFRQSDSNVIIFHASDQVKIPAFVPGGGVGFMPESLMAAYDEIELHNKRLKEKYEKLCSDIGLNHQVIIDEDIKKGPGVAIINAAKKNNAKLIVIGTRGLGTIRRTILGSVSHYVLHHSSVPVLICPGA; this is translated from the coding sequence ATGGCAATTCCTGGTACACCTTCCATGGAGCAGATTTATGACTGCCCTGCTAATACAGTTCTTATATGTGTGGATGGTAGCTCAAATGCACTAGAGGCTTTCCAATACTTCACCAGCAATTTCAGACAATCTGACAGTAATGTTATAATATTTCATGCTTCTGACCAAGTCAAAATACCTGCTTTTGTCCCTGGTGGAGGGGTAGGGTTCATGCCCGAAAGCTTAATGGCTGCATATGATGAAATTGAGCTGCACAATAAAAGATTGAAAGAGAAGTATGAAAAATTATGTAGCGACATAGGGCTCAACCACCAAGTTATAATTGACGAAGATATAAAGAAAGGACCAGGGGTTGCTATAATAAATGCAGCCAAGAAAAATAATGCCAAATTGATTGTTATTGGTACCAGAGGCTTAGGGACAATAAGACGAACAATTCTGGGATCTGTCAGTCACTATGTGCTTCACCACAGTTCTGTACCAGTCTTGATATGTCCTGGTGCCTAG
- the LOC120348036 gene encoding uncharacterized protein LOC120348036 yields the protein MAQRVFSLAFLFCATLIGFATANEEKLDLSHSSEPSNRRAMDPHPDSEPAVEQSQKLSQIYSQAKVIAALVENIEKVSGTGNYGAVGSVKKASLSSIEASVSRLQKAVTTLLETSKTTLDTMLEFNDEIAQNTKDIYDLKRRVSALESGKGSRTAPPTRSPTSRPRYIPASKNEPCDGLLYQGRCYFSIFYVNSGGMSYEEGEDICREKGGTVGYFHRADHYKDMMKLMESDLKKKSPMISWDSIAAVYIWIGLTIDFTTNKVNANGKWSIHQAWDYDYPSMNAAYTRIVVKVSQFYGTEGGMQNRKANSKAAGVLCMRSM from the exons ATGGCGCAAAGAGTATTTTCTCTCGCGTTTCTGTTCTGTGCCACATTGATCGGTTTTGCAACTGCAAACGAAGAAAAACTAGACCTGAGCCATTCTAGCGAACCGTCAAACAGAAGAGCAATGGATCCACATCCAG attCAGAGCCGGCGGTGGAACAAAGTCAAAAATTGTCTCAAATATACAGTCAAGCTAAAGTTATTGCAGCCTTggttgaaaatatcgaaaaagtATCCGGTACTGGAAATTATGGCGCAGTTGGAA GCGTGAAGAAGGCAAGTCTGTCATCCATCGAAGCGTCCGTGTCCAGGTTGCAAAAGGCCGTCACAA CACTGTTGGAAACTTCCAAAACAACACTTGATACCATGCTGGAATTCAATGACGAAATTGCCCAAAATACAAAAG atattTATGATCTCAAAAGACGTGTTTCTGCCTTGGAATCGGGGAAAGGAAGCCGTACCGCACCTCCAACTAGAAGTCCTACTTCACGTCCAAGATATATCCCAGCTAGTAAAAATG AACCCTGTGATGGACTGCTATACCAAGGTAgatgttatttttcaatattctatGTAAACTCTGGAGGAATGTCGTATGAAGAAGGTGAAGATATTTGCAG GGAAAAAGGTGGGACTGTAGGTTACTTTCACCGGGCTGATCATTATAAAGACATGATGAAACTGATGGAAAGcgatttgaagaaaaaaagtcCCATGATAAGTTGGGACTCGATAGCAGCTGTCTACATATGGATAGGACTCACCATTGACTTTACG ACTAACAAAGTGAACGCCAATGGGAAATGGTCGATTCACCAAGCCTGGGACTATGACTACCCTTCAATGAATGCCGCCTATACGAGAATTGTAGTCAAGGTCAGTCAATTCTACGGAACCGAAGGAGGCATGCAAAATCGAAAAGCGAATTCAAAAGCTGCAGGAGTGTTATGCATGAGATCCATGTAA